From the Leptidea sinapis chromosome 42, ilLepSina1.1, whole genome shotgun sequence genome, one window contains:
- the LOC126976889 gene encoding allergen Tha p 1-like isoform X1, which produces MKRMRSVYFLVACVFVFVNARPETYTDKFDGIDLNEVLSNRRLLVPYVHCALEKGKCSPEAKELKSHIKEALENYCAKCTEKQKQGTRTVIRHLIKNESDFWQELVNKYDPAKKYVSKYENELKTITV; this is translated from the exons ATGAAAAG GATGAGATCGGTCTATTTTCTAGTGGCGTGTgtgtttgtttttgtaaatgcTCGGCCAGAAACATATACAGACAAGTTTGACGGCATCGATCTGAACGAGGTCTTAAGCAACCGTCGCTTACTGGTTCCGTACGTCCACTGCGCTTTGGAAAAAGGAAAATGCTCGCCGGAAGCGAAGGAACTGAAAT CTCATATCAAGGAAGCTCTTGAGAACTACTGCGCCAAATGTACCGAGAAACAGAAACAAGGAACAAGAACAGTCATTCGACACCTTATTAAGAATGAATCTGACTTCTGGCAAGAgttggtgaataaatatgatcCTGCTAAGAAATATGTTAGTAAATATGAGAACGAACTGAAAACTATTACTGTTTAg
- the LOC126976897 gene encoding ejaculatory bulb-specific protein 3-like translates to MNLLIVSVLVVMIAATSAEQYTDRYDNINIDEILSNKKLLHSYMKCLLDHGRCTPEGKELKAHIIDAIQTSCSKCTEMQRKMSRKVVNFIKEQEKTFWEDLKHKYDPGDVYKPVYESFLAADD, encoded by the exons ATGAATTTGCTGATTGTCTCAGTACTGGTGGTGATGATAGCAGCGACATCTGCCGAACAATACACAGATAGATATGATAATATCAATATCGATGAAATTTTGAGTAACAAAAAGTTACTTCATTCATACATGAAGTGTTTATTAGACCATGGACGCTGTACACCTGAAGGAAAGGAACTTAAAG cGCACATTATAGATGCCATCCAGACTTCATGCAGTAAATGTACAGAGATGCAGCGCAAAATGTCACGCAAGGTTGTGAACTTCATAAAGGAACAGGAAAAAACTTTCTGGGAAGATCTGAAGCACAAATATGATCCCGGAGATGTTTACAAGCCGGTATATGAATCCTTCCTGGCTGCAGatgactaa
- the LOC126976893 gene encoding allergen Tha p 1-like has protein sequence MARVLIILCCVVGAIIAEEYSSKYDNINVQEIIDNKRLLESYAHCVLDKGKCTPEGKELKEHIIDALETGCSKCTEKQKSGTELVITHLVNNERAIWEEACAKYDPEGKYKAKYEDLAKEKGLKI, from the exons ATGGCACGAGtacttattattttgtgttgCGTTGTTGGAGCAATTATTGCTGAGGAATACAGCagtaaatatgataatattaatgtaCAAGAGATCATTGACAACAAGAGGCTATTGGAGTCCTACGCACACTGTGTACTGGATAAAGGAAAATGCACTCCTGAAGGAAAGGAGCTTAAAG AGCATATTATAGATGCGTTGGAAACGGGCTGCTCAAAATGTACTGAAAAACAGAAGAGTGGTACTGAGTTGGTTATTACTCATTTAGTGAACAATGAGAGAGCAATCTGGGAGGAGGCATGCGCGAAATATGACCCCGAAGGGAAATACAAAGCGAAGTATGAGGATCTGGCGAAAGAAAAGGgattgaaaatataa